Genomic window (Tolypothrix sp. NIES-4075):
GCAAGAATCACTTGCATTGCCAAGGGAATCTCAACTTGCAGCAACAATTGTCTATCTGTCATTCCCATACCCCGTCCAGCTTCCCGAATCGCTGGATCGACACTAGTAATACCAGTATAAGTGTTGCGGATGATCGGTAAGAATGAATATAAAGTAAGTGCAACAATTGCTGGAGTTGCGCCAATTCCGCCAATAAATGGCACAGGAATGAGTAAGCCAAATAGCGCCAAACTGGGAATTGTTTGCAGAATATTCGCAATAATGAGAATTGGTTGGCGCAAGCTTGTTACGCGGGTAATCAAAATGCCTAAAGGAATGCCTATCAGTATGGCAATTACAATTGCAATGCTTACCAAAAATAAATGTTCTAGCGTATGCTGGAGGATTTCTGGAGCGTATTTGATGAGGAAGAAATTGTTCATAAACTGTCTTTGGAGAAAGTTTCTAGGGTACGCAGACATTCGAGAAAGGCAAGAGCTTCTGGATGAGGCGATCGCCTAAATTCTGCTGGCGTATCTAATACTACCAATTCTCCTCCATACATTAAACCAATTCTTGATGCTAAAACAAAAGCTTCTTGAATATCATGCGTGACAAAAACAACTGTTTTACCTAATTCTTGCTGTAACTTTCTAAATTCTTGTTGTAATTCTAAACGTGTAATTGGATCGAGTGCGCCAAAGGGTTCATCCATCATTAAAACGGGCGGATCGGCTGCTAGCGCCCTCGCTACACCCACCCTTTGCCTTTGTCCTCCCGAAAGTTCATGAGGATATCTTTGGGCGAATTCTTCGGGATTTAAACCGACTAATTGCAACAATTCATTAACTCGCGTTTTAATTTGTTTTGATTTCCAATTTTCCAAAGAAGGAACTAAACCCACATTACGTTCAACAGTGAAATGGGGAAATAAACCAGTTTCTTGAATTACATAACCAATTTTGCGCCGCAGTTTAATTTCATTCCATTGAGTTGTGGGAATGCCATCAAATAAAACTTCGCCTTGTGTCGGTATAAACAGGCGATTAATTAATTTCATCGTTGTAGTTTTGCCGCTACCACTGCGTCCAAGTAATACCAGTGCCTCTCCTTGACGGATGGTGAAGTTGAGATTTGATACTAAAGGACGATTATTGCGGCTAAAGGTGACATTGCGGAATTCGACAGCGATTTGGTTATTTTGCGGCATGGGTGATTGGTGCAGGCTGGCTTTATGTAATTATGCGATGATTTTGCGTTTGGTGATGCTAGCCTAAAGGCTACGGCTACAGGTACACAACCTGCCACTATAGGTTTTAATTCTAGGTATTGCTTACTATATCGGAAAGATATAGACTACAAATAGAAACCTGGGTGTATTATTTATCAAGCATGGAACTTGTAACACTGGCTACCATAATCACAAAACTGATTTTTTCAGAAGCCTTGAAAGAGGGTGGAAAAACCCTAGGGAAGGGTGTTTCCGAACAAGTCGCTCGTTTGGTTACTGTTATTCGTGAGAAATTTAAGGCAGTGGGAACGGAAGGAATACTGACACGAAAATAAATCAAGCAGCAGAACGCATTAGATATTGGTTAAGGCAAAGACGAGTTGATGTCCAAATGACAAAGGATGTAGAGAAATAATACCTATTTATCTAAGTTAGGACTAACTAAATTAATAGTATTACTGCGGTAAAAATACGCGCTCAAATGGTTGGCGACGATAGCGACGATAAATGTCGAAGTCTTTATCAAGAGTGGCGATCGCACTAATATTCAAACGTTCAGAAACCGCGACTAATGACAAATCGGCAAAATCTCCTGGTAAACTAGCGTACTGAGAATTGAGTTCGGCGATACGTGCAAAATCTTCTACTAATAGCGGCTCACATTTGTAGATATTATTAGCAACAGCAGATAAAAAGTTATTTTGCAATTGCCAGTTAGGAGCTAATAACCACATTACCTCGGTAACACAACCAACTGTAGTTAATAGCTCACTGGTACAACTAGCAAAAAAGCCACGCACTTGTCTGTGATATTCATCTGTCGAATCGTAATAAGCGACTAATATTGATGTATCTATAAGAATAACAGGGTGATAAGTCATACTTCCTGCTTTTGAGAACGTTCATGTCGCTGTTGTAGATGTTCGGCAATATATTTCCTTCGCACATCTCGGTCAGATAAATTACCAGGGCTATTAGGTAAAGTTCCAGGTAAGCTACCCACTTCTTCTAATCGCTGTAAAACGGTTTTTCGCGGCTGCAAGCTTTGCCAATGTTCATGCAATAGGCGTTTTATCAATTCATTACTTATTGTTTTTTCCTGAGCGAGAATCTCCACTAAATACTTCTCGGCTTCGTCATCTAAGTTGACATTGAGCATAAAAATTCCTGCCTTTAAATTAGTAAAAAGTTAGCTATTGGCATTGACAATTGTTGCATTATCTGCGATTAACTACATACTTTGTTTGTATTCTTCCAACAGTTGCGGTATGTAATCATATCCATCTACGCCAATTACAGCGATGATTTTTGGGCGGTGTTGTTGCAATGCATTATTAAAAGCTTCTGCACCCATTTGTCCTTGCAAAATTGTCAGTAACGCGGCTGGTTTTCGCCACTCTCGCGAAGCAATTTGATTGAGCAAATACATTCCCAAACAACCTGTGTAAATTGCTCTGGTAAAATTTGCCATGCTATAATTGGCTTCGGCTAAATTCGCTAAATTTAAACCTTGCAAATATAAATCACCGGATGTTTGGGCTGTGTTAAAACCGTCTTCTAAATGTTTGATGGCGATTTGCGGTTGTTCAGTTACTAAGTAGGCTATTCCTAAGCTGCTGACACACAATGCTTTACTTTGAATATCGCCTAATTGTTCTGACAACTTTAAGCCTTGTTGCAAATAGTTAATTGCCATTTCATAGGTTTCTGGTTCAATTTGTTTGAGCTGCTGCGCTTGCATAACTTCGCTGTAGCCTAAATTTACTAGCGCGTTGGCTTCTCCTGTTCTGTCTCCTGCTTGTCTGCTGAGTATCAATGCCCGTTGACTGTTGTTAATCGCCTCGGTATAATTCTCACATGCCACGTAAGTACGGCTGAGATGATTGAGATTGGCTATTTCACAAGGGCGATCGCCTGCATTTCTCGCTATCTGCAATGCCTCTTGATGAAACTGAATTGAGCGATCGTATTGTCCCATTGCTCGCTGTGAATACCCTAAAAGCGTCAAAATTCGCGCTTTTTCTTGAGTTCCCTCCGCTTGTCGCAGCGGTTCATCTAAATAATCTAAAGCATCTCGTAAATAACTTCCCGAAAATGAAGCGAAAATTCCGCCGTATAAGGGAAAGTACGCACGCTGGGCAAAGTTTCGCAAAATTTGTAACAACACTTGCGAAGAAGCATTGCTATAACGGGTTATACTAACAAAGCCATTTGCTAACTGATTCCAAATCGCGGCAAATGTCAAAAAAGTTGAAATAGATAACTTTGAACCGGCTTTGACGTTGTAAGCTTGTTGGTCAAACCAGTTAACCAACCCGCGTTGCAAGTATTGCAAAACCACTGTTAATTCCACCCAGTCGCTATCAGTAATAAAGCGCTGCTGTTGGGCAAATTCAATCGCCGACTGTTCCATTGCCAGGGTGTGAAACAGTGCTTGAATTAAAGGGCTATTAACTGTCTTTTCCCAACTTGCCCAAGGACCATTTTCACCGGGTACACCACCAAATCCGATTGATGAGCGGTTTTGTTCATACATCCAGCCGAGCAAATTATCAGAAAGTCGTTGCCAAGATGTTAAACCACGGGTGATACCTTCAGATAGTTGCAGAATTTCTTGATTTTCAGATACCTGCTGTAGGGATTTTGCTAACTGCTGAAGTTGTTGTAAATTTAGGGGATACTTTCGGTTCGGGTCAATGACGCGCAATAATGCCGCAAGCCGATCGCCTGATTCTTTAGTAATTTCTTGAACTGCGGAGGCGATCGCATTGTTAGCTTTATTTTGCTCTTGCGTGCGTTGCCATTGATTTTCAATCGTCTTGATTGCTCTTAAGCTGCGGGTAGCTTTCGCTTTTTTCAGTTCATCTTTTTCTGAGTCTACCAAGCTTTGGGCGGCAGCGAGGCGATCGCTCAAAGCTAACTCAAAAACTTCCCCCGTCCCCGAA
Coding sequences:
- a CDS encoding ABC transporter permease encodes the protein MNNFFLIKYAPEILQHTLEHLFLVSIAIVIAILIGIPLGILITRVTSLRQPILIIANILQTIPSLALFGLLIPVPFIGGIGATPAIVALTLYSFLPIIRNTYTGITSVDPAIREAGRGMGMTDRQLLLQVEIPLAMQVILAGVRVATVIAIGIATIAAAIGAGGLGELIFRGISVVNNDLILAGAIPAAIIALIADFAIGLLESKLKVKN
- a CDS encoding ATP-binding cassette domain-containing protein yields the protein MPQNNQIAVEFRNVTFSRNNRPLVSNLNFTIRQGEALVLLGRSGSGKTTTMKLINRLFIPTQGEVLFDGIPTTQWNEIKLRRKIGYVIQETGLFPHFTVERNVGLVPSLENWKSKQIKTRVNELLQLVGLNPEEFAQRYPHELSGGQRQRVGVARALAADPPVLMMDEPFGALDPITRLELQQEFRKLQQELGKTVVFVTHDIQEAFVLASRIGLMYGGELVVLDTPAEFRRSPHPEALAFLECLRTLETFSKDSL
- a CDS encoding type II toxin-antitoxin system VapC family toxin; translated protein: MTYHPVILIDTSILVAYYDSTDEYHRQVRGFFASCTSELLTTVGCVTEVMWLLAPNWQLQNNFLSAVANNIYKCEPLLVEDFARIAELNSQYASLPGDFADLSLVAVSERLNISAIATLDKDFDIYRRYRRQPFERVFLPQ
- a CDS encoding tetratricopeptide repeat protein encodes the protein MSDSLPLRDRYLALIDEIVQTTLKGKISSVEQVYQMLLKGVSSGTGEVFELALSDRLAAAQSLVDSEKDELKKAKATRSLRAIKTIENQWQRTQEQNKANNAIASAVQEITKESGDRLAALLRVIDPNRKYPLNLQQLQQLAKSLQQVSENQEILQLSEGITRGLTSWQRLSDNLLGWMYEQNRSSIGFGGVPGENGPWASWEKTVNSPLIQALFHTLAMEQSAIEFAQQQRFITDSDWVELTVVLQYLQRGLVNWFDQQAYNVKAGSKLSISTFLTFAAIWNQLANGFVSITRYSNASSQVLLQILRNFAQRAYFPLYGGIFASFSGSYLRDALDYLDEPLRQAEGTQEKARILTLLGYSQRAMGQYDRSIQFHQEALQIARNAGDRPCEIANLNHLSRTYVACENYTEAINNSQRALILSRQAGDRTGEANALVNLGYSEVMQAQQLKQIEPETYEMAINYLQQGLKLSEQLGDIQSKALCVSSLGIAYLVTEQPQIAIKHLEDGFNTAQTSGDLYLQGLNLANLAEANYSMANFTRAIYTGCLGMYLLNQIASREWRKPAALLTILQGQMGAEAFNNALQQHRPKIIAVIGVDGYDYIPQLLEEYKQSM